In Nicotiana tabacum cultivar K326 chromosome 11, ASM71507v2, whole genome shotgun sequence, a single window of DNA contains:
- the LOC107826620 gene encoding uncharacterized protein At5g39865-like — protein sequence MDHHHHNHNQRNNDFEYQEINKAKTSSKFNRSKTIHSPRNPIEFPEKTLYLYPSPPSIERNGSIKKLHCSPLGSMVGTSFKGKVKKLCSIFDSRKETHRPSIPKPQTKHSKSFNYNSCTLPGTEDRVVIYFTSIRGVRRTFEDCYTVKMIIGSYRVKADERDVSMHIAYRKELQTVMGEKNNVTLPQVFIKGKYIGGAEVIKQLNEIGELPKLLRGIPLRPIGYICEGCGDVRFLPCSNCDGSRKFFDEDEGQVRRCHVCNENGLVRCSLCCS from the coding sequence atggatcatcatcatcataatcaTAATCAAAGGAACAATGATTTTGAATACCAAGAAATCAACAAGGCAAaaacatcatcaaaattcaataGATCAAAGACTATACACAGCCCCAGAAATCCAATTGAATTCCCTGAAAAGACCTTATATCTTTACCCTTCTCCTCCTTCCATTGAACGTAATGGCTCCATTAAAAAGCTACATTGCTCACCTTTAGGCTCAATGGTGGGAACATCTTTTAAAGGAAAAGTGAAAAAATTATGTTCAATTTTCGATTCTCGTAAGGAAACTCATCGACCCTCAATTCCAAAACCTCAAACCAAGCATTCAAAGTCATTTAATTACAATTCTTGTACATTGCCTGGGACAGAAGATCGTGTGGTAATTTATTTCACGAGTATACGAGGAGTACGAAGAACATTTGAGGATTGTTATACGGTGAAAATGATCATAGGAAGCTATCGTGTTAAAGCTGATGAAAGAGATGTTTCTATGCATATCGCATATAGGAAGGAATTACAAACTGTTATGGGCGAAAAGAATAATGTGACATTGCCACAAGTTTTTATAAAAGggaaatatattggaggagctgAAGTTATCAAACAATTGAATGAAATTGGTGAATTGCCAAAATTATTAAGAGGTATTCCTTTAAGGCCAATTGGATATATTTGTGAAGGTTGTGGGGATGTAAGGTTTTTGCCTTGCTCAAATTGTGATGGCAGCAGGAAATTTTTTGATGAAGATGAAGGACAAGTTAGAAGGTGTCATGTTTGTAATGAGAACGGACTGGTTCGGTGCTCTCTTTGTTGTTCTTGA